Proteins co-encoded in one Setaria viridis chromosome 9, Setaria_viridis_v4.0, whole genome shotgun sequence genomic window:
- the LOC117838731 gene encoding homeobox-leucine zipper protein HOX12, translating to MGCEEDERLLFPSFAFPAESFAEAATPGSGGEQKKARQRRRRKPRPVGEGEGGDEQAKKRRLSDEQARQLEINFRKERKLETPRKVQLAAELGLDAKQVAVWFQNRRARHKSKLMEEEFSKLRAAHDAVVLQNCHLETELLKMKDRLAESEEEKRKLIAAAAAAAAAAAGGAGAGSSSPSSSSFSTVTHHPAALVGQFGVEAEEAADLTYMSEYAYNSYMNMMDLAPNYFGSSVYDQFN from the exons ATGGGCTGCGAGGAGGATGAGAGGCTGCTGTTCCCGTCCTTCGCCTTCCCGGCGGAGAGCTTCGCGGAGGCCGCCACCCCCGGCTCCG GTGGTGAGCAGAAGaaggcgcggcagcggcggaggcggaagcCGCGGccggtgggggagggagagggcgggGACGAGCAGGCCAAGAAGCGGCGGCTGAGCGACGAGCAGGCGCGGCAGCTGGAGATCAACTTCCGGAAGGAGCGGAAGCTAGAGACGCCCCGCAAGGTGCAGCTGGCCGCCGAGCTCGGCCTCGACGCCAAGCAGGTGGCCGTCTGGTTCCAGAACCGCCGCGCCCGCCACAAGAGCAAGCTCATGGAGGAGGAGTTCTCCAAGCTCCGCGCCGCCCACGACGCCGTCGTCCTCCAGAACTGCCACCTCGAGACCGAG CTGCTGAAGATGAAGGACAGGCTAGCGGagtcggaggaggagaagcggaAGCTcatcgcggcggccgcggcggcggcggcggcggcagctggcggcgcgggcgcgggcagcAGCAGCCCGAGCTCGTCGTCGTTCTCGACGGTGACGCACCAcccggcggcgctggtggggcAGTtcggggtggaggcggaggaggccgccgacCTCACCTACATGAGCGAGTACGCGTACAACAGCTACATGAACATGATGGACCTCGCGCCCAACTACTTCGGCAGCAGCGTCTACGATCAGTTCAACTGA